The Chryseobacterium oranimense genome contains the following window.
CGGTCCTTTTGTACAGGCCAGTTCGGGATAGGCTGACAGAGCAGCTAAAGCATGACCGGGCATTTCAATTTCCGGAACAATGGTAATATGTCTTTGCTGGGCATATTTTATAACATCTTTAATCTGCTCCTGGGTATAAAAATAGGGACCATAAGGTTTTCCGTCAAAAGTATTGTCTACATAAGCTCCAATCATCGATTCTTTACGTTTTGAACCAATCTGGGTGAGTTTCGGGTATTTTTTAATTTCAATTCTCCAGCCCTGATCGTCTGTAAGGTGCCAGTGAAAGGTATTCAGCTTGTACATGGCTAAATAATCAATATACTGTTTAACCTCATCTACATTAAAGAAATGACGGCAGACGTCCAAGTGCATTCCGCGCCATGCAAATTTAGGCTGATCTTCAATCCTTAAAGCAGGAATTACCTTATCTTCCTTATGTTCTTCAAAAAGCTGAGCCAGGGTCTGAAGAGCCAGAAAATACCCCTGCCTGGTATTGGAAGTTATGAAAATCTTTTTAGGAGAAATGTCAATAGTATACTTTTCCTTATCTTCTTCAGGATGAATGGGAATTTTTGGCTGTGGAAAAGGCATATACATCAGATGAATTCCTTCTGTCTTACTGCTGCTCTGAAATTTCATACCGGAACCGAGCCGTTTTTTGAAATACTCTGTTTCTTCTTTTGGAAGTTTGTCATTCAGGATCAATGTTTCAGGAATGATGAACTTTCCTTCCTGCATGGTTACGCTTTGGGGATAAGGAATTAAATCCGGCCTCTTCTGAGCATGAAAAACGGTGGAAAAAATAACGGAACACATAAAAAGGAAACGTCGCATTTAAGTATGATTAAGGTTTTAGCTAAGATAATTATTTTCCAAAACTCTTCGGCCATTTAACTTATTAAATAATAAATCATCTAAATTTGCAAAAAAAATACAATGAGAAAAAACATTCTATTCGCCGCCGTATTATTATTTTCAGTTTCTGCGCAGGCTCAACTCTTAGATATTATTAAATCTACCGTTAAAAACAAAACCGGTGTTGACCTTGACAATCCCTCAAAAACTAAAACTTCCACAACCACTTCTAACACAACTACTACAGTTCCAACCCAAAGTTCTCCTGTGAATCTGGGGAGCTTAACTTCTTCGCAAATTTCTTCTGGATTAAAGGAAGCCTTAAGTCTTGGGGTAACTGATGGTGTGAAGAAACTGGCTTTAACAGATGGTTTTTTAAAGAATGAAGCCGTAAAAATTTTAATGCCCGAAAAGTTAAGAAAGATCGACACCACACTACGTTCCCTGGGAATGGGAAGTCTTGCCGATGAAGGCGTGAAATTATTAAACAGGGCTGCTGAGGATGCGGTAACAGAAGCCGCACCAATTTTCACAAAAGCCATCACCTCCATGACGATTACAGATGCCAAAAATATTTTGTTGGGCAGTGATAACGCAGCAACCAATTATTTACAAACCAAGACGCAAAGTCAGTTATTTACAGCTTTCCAGCCAAAGGTAAAGGCTTCATTGGGTAAAGTGGGTGCAGATACGGTATGGAAAAATCTGATTTCAAAATACAATACTTTCACGGGACAAGCCGTAACAACCGATCTTAATGAATATGTTACGACCGAAACTATTAATGGAGTATTCAAAATGGTGGCTGATAAAGAAAGTGGCATCAGAAATACTCCGGCCATGAGGACTACTTCTATTTTACAGAAGGTTTTTGGGGCGCAGGATGGGAAATAATTTAGTTTTTTTGAAAAAAACTTTTAAATATATAAACTGTTTCATTTTTGAAGCAGTTTTTTGTTTTGTGTTATCTGTGAGTGAAAAATTTTAGTAGTTTTTCTTTTGTCTTGAAACAAAAGAAACAAAATTTCAAGACCTGGAAAATTCCGCTAAAAATATGCCGCACTCAGACAGTAGAATTTTCTTAACGTTCACAGCATTTATTTTCTTAACGCTCCATTTTCCTATGTCGGTATAATAGTGTTTCACAAGTACTTTTTGAAAACTTTTGAAATCATTTAAATGTTAAGCGATAAAAATCTGCGTTATCGGCTTAATCTGCGAGTGAAAAAACCTTTTGATTAATATTTATTGTTGCTTTGAAACATCGTTCAAATGCATAAAAAACCTTGTCAGTGACAAGGTTTTTATTTTATTAGAATTGCATTTCAGGAATTTCACCTTCAATGATAAGATCTGCTTCTGTCGATTGTATAATATGTTCTACTGAAACGCCCGGTGCTCTTTCCACCAGTTTGAAACCGGCTGGTGTTACGTCGAGTACAGCTAATTCGGTTACTACTCTTTTCACACAGTTCACACCTGTAAGCGGAAGGGTACATTTTTTAAGGATTTTGCTTTCTCCGGCTTTATTGACGTGCATCATGGCAACAATAATATTTTCTGCGGAAGCCACAAGATCCATGGCACCTCCCATTCCTTTCACCATTTTTCCGGGAATTTTCCAGT
Protein-coding sequences here:
- a CDS encoding DUF4197 domain-containing protein produces the protein MRKNILFAAVLLFSVSAQAQLLDIIKSTVKNKTGVDLDNPSKTKTSTTTSNTTTTVPTQSSPVNLGSLTSSQISSGLKEALSLGVTDGVKKLALTDGFLKNEAVKILMPEKLRKIDTTLRSLGMGSLADEGVKLLNRAAEDAVTEAAPIFTKAITSMTITDAKNILLGSDNAATNYLQTKTQSQLFTAFQPKVKASLGKVGADTVWKNLISKYNTFTGQAVTTDLNEYVTTETINGVFKMVADKESGIRNTPAMRTTSILQKVFGAQDGK